One segment of Sander vitreus isolate 19-12246 chromosome 20, sanVit1, whole genome shotgun sequence DNA contains the following:
- the LOC144535425 gene encoding rab GTPase-activating protein 1-like codes for MMEDVSMMMAYDAHVMDQMSEEEILACLVEEIGPTFTVPTNKSQLRESRLQIMDEEVYMNENHRLQQASLRLEQENDSLAHRLITSKVALRNALDKVEDRVDELTKELFQTRHRLQATEEEKRGKEEEAAVSKEVFRRELEKAEQEVRRSSGIIVDYKQICSQLTNRLERQQAAHREQLDSLKSAVKACSRCRHVVESDEPSATAEKSPTAAEIESHGEGEPGWEEDNEGPKKAEQKRDNQEKASLKDQIRELEQELAKTKLQMVEAKCKIQELQHQKGILANDLQKAKNSWISKAFTSLRTSSGEGLHSISIPRDGSPTVGWNLHSGSLSGWSAKKLLRPIGDNR; via the exons ATGATGGAAGATGTATCCATGATGATGGCGTATGATGCCCATGTTATGGACCAGATGAGCGAAGAGGAGATCCTGGCCTGTCTGGTGGAAGAAATAGGACCTACATTTACA GTCCCAACAAACAAATCTCAACTGAGGGAAAGCCGGCTTCAAATAATGGATGAAGAAGTATACATG AATGAGAACCATCGGCTGCAGCAGGCCAGCCTCCGTCTGGAGCAGGAGAACGACAGCCTTGCCCACAGACTGATCACCAGCAAGGTGGCCCTGAGGAACGCTCTGGACAAG GTGGAGGACAGAGTGGATGAACTCACCAAAGAGCTTTTTCAGACCAGACATCGACTGCAGGCTacagaagaggagaagagagggaaagaggaggaagCTGCAGTG TCGAAGGAAGTGTTTCGGAGAGAGCTGGAGAAGGCCGAGCAGGAAGTCAGAAGATCGTCGGGTATCATTGTGGACTACAAACAG ATCTGCTCTCAGCTGACAAACCGTCTGGAGAGGCAGCAGGCTGCCCACAGAGAACAGTTAGATTCACTCAAG AGTGCAGTGAAGGCTTGCTCACGCTGTCGACACGTCGTAGAATCAGATGAACCATCCGCCACAGCTGAGAAATCTCCAACAGCCGCAGAGATAGAAAGCCACGGGGAAGGAGAACCAGGCTGGGAAGAGGACAATGAAGGTCCAAAAAAGGCAGAGCAGAAGAGAGACAACCAGGAGAAGGCGTCCCTCAAGGACCAGATCAGGGAGCTGGAACAGGAGTTGGCCAAGACCAAACTCCAGATGGTGGAGGCCAAGTGCAAGATCCAG GAGCTGCAGCACCAGAAGGGAATCCTGGCCAATGATCTCCAGAAAGCAAAGAACAGCTGGATCAGCAAGGCCTTCACCTCCCTGCGGACCTCCAGCGGAGAGGGACTTCACAGTATTAGCATACCCAGAGATGGATCTCCCACAGTGGGCTGGAACCTCCACAGCGGCTCCCTCTCTGGATGGAGCGCAAAGAAGCTGTTGCGGCCTATCGGAGACAATCGATAA
- the ebi3 gene encoding interleukin-27 subunit beta, whose protein sequence is MAAIVGSVWVTATLLMFVLGGQALDVLKLTATSRNPPSTPTVHCWCASYPNLTVCSWPEPSLSPPTHYVATYSERHRQKVTQLCHLIQPGSSFSDLISASSPSSERLWHCHLPNLKLLTSYIINVTAVYSDGSSSHLSSFMLEDIVKPDPPIDLRVSPHGIRSLLVEWSPPPSWANLNIFPLKYQILYQCKSRGTPKSVNLGPYESTKVVLKGLTQGGNYVFQVCAKELLGLGECSDWSSPVQITIPRTKS, encoded by the exons ATGGCTGCGATAGTTGGCAGTGTGTGGGTCACTGCGACTCTCCTCATGTTTGTTCTTGGAGGCCAAGCATTGGACGTGCTGAAATTGACTGCAACATCAAGGA ATCCTCCCTCCACTCCCACAGTGCATTGCTGGTGTGCAAGCTACCCAAACTTGACTGTTTGCTCCTGGCCTGAACCCTCTCTATCCCCACCAACACACTACGTTGCCACCTACAG tgagagacacagacagaaggtCACCCAGCTGTGCCATCTCATCCAACCCGGCTCTTCATTCTCTGATCTGATCTCAGCATCGTCACCGTCATCTGAACGG ctcTGGCACTGCCACCTGCCCAACCTGAAGCTTCTCACTAGTTACATCATCAATGTCACAGCAGTTTATTCTGATGGAAGCAGCTCCCATCTATCAAGTTTCATGTTGGAGGATATAG TGAAACCAGATCCTCCCATAGACCTCCGGGTTTCCCCTCATGGTATCAGAAGCTTGTTGGTGGAATGGTCTCCTCCCCCTAGTTGGGCTAACCTGAACATCTTCCCCCTAAAGTACCAGATACTGTACCAGTGTAAAAGCAGGGGCACCCCAAAGTCTGTCAAT CTGGGTCCGTATGAGAGCACCAAGGTTGTACTGAAGGGGCTGACCCAAGGAGGGAACTACGTGTTCCAGGTGTGTGCTAAGGAGCTGCTGGGTCTGGGCGAGTGCAGCGACTGGAGCTCACCTGTACAAATCACCATACCAAGAACAAAATCATAA
- the odf3l2a gene encoding outer dense fiber protein 3-like protein 2a: MQEAAKKRPIISARERGPGPGRYALPPTVGYINHDFTKSNSPAYSFHSRMSSAMVSVDSSPGPRYHIDAKVTRFGRMETPSYSILGRGRRTGNNKDVLFQTPGPGAYSPEKAPPLNGHHRPPSYTMGSRTRYRSVDAVPAPNSYSLPNLLGCQVPNKPSSASYSFSARRKIGAPSNDLSMSPGPAKYDTTNPDIYHQRQPSFSMQRRTKRPSYSSAIPGPGTYSPEKFHVHLPKPPAFTLGVRHSEFVTPLVVDVVD; the protein is encoded by the exons ATGCAGGAGGCGGCGAAGAAACGGCCGATAATCTCTGCTAGAGAAAGAG GCCCTGGCCCTGGACGCTACGCTCTGCCCCCTACAGTTGGATACATCAACCATGACTTCACCAAGTCCAACAGCCCTGCATACTCCTTTCACAGCCGCATGAGCAGTGCAA TGGTCTCTGTGGACTCCAGCCCAGGACCAAGGTACCACATTGACGCCAAAGTCACCCGGTTTGGCCGGATGGAAACTCCCTCGTACTCCATTTTGGGCAGAGGAAGGCGCACAGGGAATAACAAAg ACGTGCTGTTCCAGACTCCAGGGCCCGGGGCCTACAGCCCAGAGAAGGCTCCCCCTCTCAATGGTCACCATAGACCACCATCCTACACCATGGGCTCTCGCACCAGATACCGCTCTGTGGATGCTGTACCAGCACCCAACAG ctACAGTCTTCCTAATCTGCTGGGCTGCCAGGTTCCCAATAAACCCTCCAGTGCCAGCTACAGCTTTTCAGCCCGGAGGAAGATCGGAGCTCCCTCCAATGACCTCTCCATGAGCCCTGGACCAGCAAAATACGACACCACCAACCCAGACATTTACCACCAACGCCAGCCCTCCTTCTCCATGCAGAGACGGACTAAGAGGCCTAGTTATTCCTCTGCTATCCCCGGCCCCGGCACGTACAGCCCTGAGAAGTTTCATGTGCATCTCCCCAAACCACCGGCCTTCACTCTGGGTGTCAGACACTCAGAGTTTGTCACCCCACTCGTGGTGGATGTCGTTGATTGA
- the crlf1a gene encoding cytokine receptor-like factor 1a isoform X1: MKVVLDICLMFLMLHTPGVLSLSTHVAVVYPQDPVLRMGSTLTASCWVHPDLGVHASSLFWTLNGQQLPSSLYRVLSPTNLSVTLAGLNASRQTSGDNLVCHNHKGHILAGSCLYVGMPPEKPVNLTCWSRNTKDLTCSWAPGGKGETNISTQYMLKYKLRWYGKEKECEDYTHTQPYSCSITRDLHLFTPYEIWVEASNQLGRATSDVITLDILDVVTTDPPSGVTVSRVGQLEDQLSVRWEAPPALKDFLFQAKYQIRYRLEDSQDWKVMDDVGNQTSCRLAGLRPGTVYFVQVRCNPVGIYGSRKAGIWSEWSHPTAASTPHSERLMSGSCDSKSSGDSNSTLRRELKQFFGWVRKHAYGCSSMSMKLYDQWRVLMQKSHKTRNQVLQGDKS, translated from the exons ATGAAAGTCGTCTTGGATATCTGCTTGATGTTCCTCATGCTGCACACTCCCGGCGTGCTGTCCTTGTCCACAC ATGTAGCAGTGGTCTACCCCCAGGACCCCGTCCTTCGCATGGGGTCCACCCTGACCGCCAGCTGCTGGGTGCACCCCGACCTTGGCGTCCACGCCAGCTCCCTGTTTTGGACGCTCAACGGTCAACAGCTGCCCAGCTCCCTGTACAGAGTGCTGAGCCCGACCAACCTCAGCGTGACGCTGGCCGGACTCAACGCCTCCAGACAGACGTCCGGTGACAACCTGGTCTGTCACAACCACAAGGGACACATCTTGGCTGGCTCCTGCCTCTACGTTGGGA TGCCTCCAGAGAAGCCGGTCAATCTGACCTGCTGGTCCAGGAACACCAAAGACCTGACTTGCAGCTGGGCTCcaggaggaaaaggagagacAAACATTAGCACACAGTACATGCTCAAATACAAACTCAg GTGGTATGGTAAAGAGAAGGAGTGTGAGGATTACACTCATACGCAGCCTTACTCCTGCAGCATCACTCGGGACCTGCACCTCTTCACGCCCTATGAGATCTGGGTGGAGGCCTCCAACCAGCTGGGCCGGGCTACCTCCGATGTCATCACCCTCGACATCCTAGACGTGG tgACCACGGACCCTCCATCAGGTGTGACTGTCAGTCGTGTCGGGCAGTTAGAGGACCAGCTGAGTGTTCGCTGGGAGGCCCCGCCCGCTCTCAAAGACTTCCTGTTTCAGGCCAAATACCAGATCCGCTACAGACTGGAGGACAGCCAAGACTGGAAG gTGATGGATGACGTTGGGAATCAGACATCTTGTAGATTGGCTGGACTGAGGCCTGGAACAGTGTATTTCGTCCAG GTTCGCTGTAACCCTGTGGGCATCTACGGCTCTCGCAAAGCTGGGATTTGGAGCGAGTGGAGCCATCCAACTGCTGCATCCACACCCCACAGtg AGCGCTTGATGTCGGGCTCCTGTGACTCAAAGTCAAGCGGGGACTCCAACTCCACCCTGCGCAGGGAGCTGAAGCAGTTTTTCGGGTGGGTGCGGAAACACGCCTACGGCTGCAGCAGCATGTCCATGAAGCTATATGACCAGTGGAGAGTGCTGATGCAGAAATCCCACAAAACTCGCAACCAG GTTCTCCAAGGGGATAAATCCTAG
- the crlf1a gene encoding cytokine receptor-like factor 1a isoform X2 — MKVVLDICLMFLMLHTPGVLSLSTHVAVVYPQDPVLRMGSTLTASCWVHPDLGVHASSLFWTLNGQQLPSSLYRVLSPTNLSVTLAGLNASRQTSGDNLVCHNHKGHILAGSCLYVGMPPEKPVNLTCWSRNTKDLTCSWAPGGKGETNISTQYMLKYKLRWYGKEKECEDYTHTQPYSCSITRDLHLFTPYEIWVEASNQLGRATSDVITLDILDVVTTDPPSGVTVSRVGQLEDQLSVRWEAPPALKDFLFQAKYQIRYRLEDSQDWKVMDDVGNQTSCRLAGLRPGTVYFVQVRCNPVGIYGSRKAGIWSEWSHPTAASTPHSERLMSGSCDSKSSGDSNSTLRRELKQFFGWVRKHAYGCSSMSMKLYDQWRVLMQKSHKTRNQVGSPRG, encoded by the exons ATGAAAGTCGTCTTGGATATCTGCTTGATGTTCCTCATGCTGCACACTCCCGGCGTGCTGTCCTTGTCCACAC ATGTAGCAGTGGTCTACCCCCAGGACCCCGTCCTTCGCATGGGGTCCACCCTGACCGCCAGCTGCTGGGTGCACCCCGACCTTGGCGTCCACGCCAGCTCCCTGTTTTGGACGCTCAACGGTCAACAGCTGCCCAGCTCCCTGTACAGAGTGCTGAGCCCGACCAACCTCAGCGTGACGCTGGCCGGACTCAACGCCTCCAGACAGACGTCCGGTGACAACCTGGTCTGTCACAACCACAAGGGACACATCTTGGCTGGCTCCTGCCTCTACGTTGGGA TGCCTCCAGAGAAGCCGGTCAATCTGACCTGCTGGTCCAGGAACACCAAAGACCTGACTTGCAGCTGGGCTCcaggaggaaaaggagagacAAACATTAGCACACAGTACATGCTCAAATACAAACTCAg GTGGTATGGTAAAGAGAAGGAGTGTGAGGATTACACTCATACGCAGCCTTACTCCTGCAGCATCACTCGGGACCTGCACCTCTTCACGCCCTATGAGATCTGGGTGGAGGCCTCCAACCAGCTGGGCCGGGCTACCTCCGATGTCATCACCCTCGACATCCTAGACGTGG tgACCACGGACCCTCCATCAGGTGTGACTGTCAGTCGTGTCGGGCAGTTAGAGGACCAGCTGAGTGTTCGCTGGGAGGCCCCGCCCGCTCTCAAAGACTTCCTGTTTCAGGCCAAATACCAGATCCGCTACAGACTGGAGGACAGCCAAGACTGGAAG gTGATGGATGACGTTGGGAATCAGACATCTTGTAGATTGGCTGGACTGAGGCCTGGAACAGTGTATTTCGTCCAG GTTCGCTGTAACCCTGTGGGCATCTACGGCTCTCGCAAAGCTGGGATTTGGAGCGAGTGGAGCCATCCAACTGCTGCATCCACACCCCACAGtg AGCGCTTGATGTCGGGCTCCTGTGACTCAAAGTCAAGCGGGGACTCCAACTCCACCCTGCGCAGGGAGCTGAAGCAGTTTTTCGGGTGGGTGCGGAAACACGCCTACGGCTGCAGCAGCATGTCCATGAAGCTATATGACCAGTGGAGAGTGCTGATGCAGAAATCCCACAAAACTCGCAACCAGGTAG GTTCTCCAAGGGGATAA